One Manduca sexta isolate Smith_Timp_Sample1 chromosome 28, JHU_Msex_v1.0, whole genome shotgun sequence DNA window includes the following coding sequences:
- the LOC115446404 gene encoding lysosomal alpha-mannosidase isoform X2, with product MLKLLLLYLAYIKCIVAAKAKIECGYKQCPQTRDGALNVHLISHSHMDAGWVKTFDEYYYGTKTSTSSANVQLVYHSVLSELLHDKRRKFTFSETGYFWRWWKEQRPTTRATFRTLVQEGRIEFAGGGWVHNDEATPDYLQIIDQYTWGLRKLNDTLGPCGKPKAAWQIDTYGHSREQASLLAQMGYDGLFIGRVDYRERETMIEEDRMEFMWRGSDVLGKMSDIMSHTLFNLYNAPEGFCFDFLCNDEPIVDDPDSKVYNADKRVNDFIAQIERQAKYYDHDNIMVTMGGDFTYQSAANWFVNIDKLINHVNTHPANLSDINIFYSTPSCYLKAIYLYGRRDKAVFTEKGDHLPYASDTTTYWTGYYTSRPSLKYLIRRAHVFLQVVKQLTVLARMGDSYELHLLRHAVSLVLHHDAITGTSQQHVTNDFIRILAEAMEACSKKISHLLSYLTPTWGGSRRSKSNQQFFICHQLNMSQCSFTEMQEPVLLLVYNPLSTKTYFHVRVPAFALHYSIRDYNDEEVEYQLVSLPASMINLPGRSSTSIQELFFEAENIPPLGFTAYYITPVRDQLEENAFAKKKVSETVNNADEELTPHISNEYLKVLVDKTTGLLSSIQHIDGVRVEVAQNFFFYSQGQQIMQSGAYTFRPEKTRPKPVTDRVSYTTVRGPLVKEIRQRFNDWLTQIIRLYRGEEFVELEWLIGPVPFGNDLGKEVVSIFTTNITNHGEFFTDSNSRQMMKRTCWNHTANHQKKPLPACYYPVTSRICIHSANSSVEMCVLTDRTQGGTSYNEGEIELMIHRRLLTDDGFGLEESLNEEEFNIPLVVKGKHRIIFGNFKQEVDDLTFSERAAQAARRWQMEPWLFFTSGEKISRRKWQNVRNKRFSALKLHGLPRHIHVLTLEPWKGGSVLLRLENTLETTNREKADAAEDFTKPSHITVELRKIFLQMEIRMVRETTLAANQWLDDARQMDWSTRYVYNGSEDGILPEDVEDTEDKPVKQVDVKESDSYEEPRYTRDKFSRPKYHEKSRFKTNYDPFLRRKRSVNSTINILDNIINDTKYTPNYILNTTKERNVFKNASVKTQLANLAVTLKLPTLSFLSKKPRHSDDWTSEVTSSEEDLSTNLKKRSHVSKNGRLKMGSYEDFIYDDSDDGVTKSIYEMYYKVKPRRNSFKPFIRSSEEEEKPRRKKKTRVMNDYDDVTTRKNKRHRKAKGRGEKQYFIAESGRKYFIGDGHRSDRRRGEDTEEYQMRAVTKSYLITRGKRIKKSSKEDEYSDVEDTLTEYRENKRTRVKRTLQEDHPEPNSEEPDPTEPDYVVTLRPTQIRTFVIWFESSKNYAK from the exons atgttaaaattattgttgttatatttagcttatataaaatgtatagtgGCTGCCAAAGCGAAAATTGAATGTGGGTACAAG CAATGTCCTCAAACGCGAGACGGGGCTCTGAACGTGCACCTGATCTCCCACTCGCACATGGACGCCGGCTGGGTGAAGACCTTCGACGAGTACTATTATGGCA CTAAAACGTCGACAAGCTCTGCAAACGTCCAACTTGTTTATCATTCAGTGCTATCAGAGCTGCTACACGATAAACGAAGAAA ATTTACGTTCTCCGAAACGGGATATTTCTGGCGCTGGTGGAAGGAACAGAGGCCCACCACGCGCGCCACCTTCAGGACCCTCGTGCAGGAGGGCCGGATCGAGTTCGCTGGCGGCGGCTGGGTGCACAACGACGAGGCCACTCCTGACTACCTGCAGATCATCGACCAGTACACTTGGGGACTCAG GAAACTAAACGACACCCTAGGCCCCTGTGGCAAGCCTAAAGCAGCGTGGCAGATAGACACATACGGCCACTCCAGAGAACAGGCGTCTCTGCTAGCACAGATGGGGTACGACGGACTCTTTATTG GTCGCGTGGACTATAGAGAAAGGGAGACAATGATAGAGGAAGATAGAATGGAGTTCATGTGGCGAGGAAGTGACGTGCTGG GAAAAATGTCGGACATAATGTCGCACACACTTTTTAACCTGTACAACGCTCCCGAAGGATTCTGCTTCGACTTCCTGTGCAATGACGAACCGATTGTGGACGATCCTGATTCTAAAGTATACAATGCTGATAAACGG GTGAATGACTTTATAGCCCAAATAGAAAGGCAGGCGAAGTACTACGATCATGATAACATCATGGTGACTATGGGGGGAGACTTCACGTATCAGAGTGCTGCCAACTGGTTCGTCAACATCGACAAGTTAATCAA CCATGTGAACACTCACCCGGCGAACCTGTCGGACATCAATATATTCTACTCCACGCCGTCGTGCTATCTGAAAGCCATTTATTTATATGGAAGGAGAGATAAGGCCGTGTTCACTGAAAAG GGTGATCACCTGCCATACGCCAGTGACACGACCACTTACTGGACCGGCTACTACACCTCCAGACCCAGCCTCAAGTACTTGATTAGAAGAGCGCATGTATTTCTACAG GTAGTAAAACAACTGACAGTGCTAGCTCGTATGGGTGATTCGTACGAACTGCACCTCCTGCGGCATGCTGTGAGCCTGGTACTGCACCACGATGCTATCACAG gAACTAGCCAACAGCACGTAACAAACGATTTTATAAGAATCTTGGCAGAAGCTATGGAGGCTTGCTCGAAGAAAATATCCCATCTATTAAG TTATTTGACGCCCACATGGGGCGGCAGCAGAAGATCAAAAAGTAACCAGCAGTTCTTCATCTGCCATCAACTCAACATGAGTCAGTGCTCT tttacAGAAATGCAAGAACCCGTCCTGCTGTTAGTCTACAATCCATTGAGCACTAAAACATACTTCCACGTCAGGGTTCCAGCATTCGCCCTGCATTACTCCATCAGGGATTACAATG ACGAAGAAGTAGAGTACCAGTTAGTATCCCTACCAGCGTCCATGATCAACCTACCAGGGCGGAGCTCCACGTCCATCCAGGAGTTGTTCTTCGAAGCTGAAAATATCCCACCCCTGGGATTCACGGCGTATTACATAACTCCAGTGAGGGATCAACta GAGGAAAATGCCTTCGCCAAGAAAAAGGTGTCTGAAACCGTTAATAATGCAGACGAAGAACTAACTCCACACATATCTAATGAG TACCTCAAAGTGTTAGTGGACAAGACGACAGGGCTCCTGTCTTCCATCCAGCACATAGACGGAGTCAGGGTCGAGGTTGCGCAGAACTTCTTTTTCTACAGCCAAGGTCAGCAGATCATGCAGTCAGGAGCCTACACCTTCCGACCGGAGAAGACGAGGCCGAAGCCT GTGACAGACCGAGTATCCTACACGACAGTCCGCGGGCCTTTGGTCAAGGAGATCAGGCAGAGGTTCAATGACTGGTTAACCCAGATCATAAGGCTGTACCGAGGCGAAGAATTCGTCGAGCTGGAGTGGCTGATAGGACCAGTACCGTTTGG aaatgaTCTGGGCAAAGAAGTGGTTAGTATCTTCACCACAAATATAACGAACCACGGAGAATTCTTCACCGACTCAAACTCGCGCCAGATGATGAAGAGAACTTGCTGGAACCATACCGCTA ATCATCAGAAAAAGCCACTGCCAGCATGCTACTATCCTGTGACGTCACGCATCTGCATCCATTCTGCCAACAGCAGTGTGGAGATGTGCGTACTGACCGATAGGACTCAAGGAGGCACTTCTTATAATGAGGGGGAAATCGAGTTGATG ATCCACCGTAGATTACTTACAGACGACGGCTTTGGGTTAGAAGAATCATTGAACGAAGAAGAGTTTAATATACCATTAGTTGTGAAAGGAAAACACAggattatttttggaaattttaaacaAGAAG tggaTGACCTAACATTTTCCGAGCGAGCTGCCCAGGCAGCGAGGCGATGGCAAATGGAGCCATGGCTGTTCTTCACTTCAGGAGAGAAGATCAGCAGGAGGAAGTGGCAGAATGTTAGAAATAAGCGG TTTTCAGCTTTGAAACTCCACGGTCTGCCGCGTCACATCCACGTTCTAACATTGGAGCCGTGGAAAGGAGGTTCCGTACTACTCCGTTTGGAAAACACCCTGGAGACTACCAATAGag AAAAGGCCGATGCCGCCGAGGACTTTACAAAACCTTCGCACATCACAGTAGAGCTGAGGAAGATATTCCTGCAGATGGAGATCAGGATGGTGCGAGAGACCACGCTAGCCGCCAATCAGTGGCTAGACGACGCCAGGCAAATGGACTGGAGTACcag ATACGTATACAACGGTTCTGAGGACGGTATCCTGCCTGAAGATGTTGAAGACACTGAGGATAAACCAGTTAAACAAGTTGATGTTAAAGAATCTG ATTCTTATGAAGAACCTAGATATACGAGAGACAAATTCTCGAGACCAAAGTATCACGAAAAGTCTAGATTTAAAACCAACTACGATCCTTTCCTGAGACGAAAAAGATCTGTAAAttcaactataaatatattagacaATATTATTAACGATACAAAATATACACCTAATTACATACTTAACACTACTAAAGAAAGAAATGTATTTAAGAATGCATCAGTTAAAACACAATTGGCAAATTTAGCAGTAACTCTGAAATTACCGACGCTAAGTTTTCTAAGTAAGAAGCCAAGACATTCTGACGACTGGACTTCGGAAGTTACTTCTTCGGAAGAAGACCTGTCGACTAATTTGAAGAAGAGATCTCACGTGTCCAAAAACGGGAGGCTAAAAATGGGCTCTTACGAAG atTTCATCTATGACGACTCAGACGATGGCGTCACAAAATCAATATATGAAATGTACTACAAAGTGAAACCCCGAAGGAATTCCTTTAAACCCTTCATAAGAAGCTCGGAAGAAGAAGAAAAGCcaagaagaaagaagaagacTCGAGTTATGAACGATTATGATGATGTCACTACTAGAAAGAATAAGAGACATAGGAAAGCCAAAGGGAGAGGGGAGAAGCAGTACTTTATAGCCGAGAGTGGGAGAAAATACTTTATTGGAGATGGTCATAGAAGTGATAGAAGAAGAGGAGAGGATACCGAAGAGTATCAGATGAGag CCGTTACCAAATCCTACCTAATAACAAGAGGGAAAAGAATAAAGAAGTCTTCTAAAGAAGACGAATATTCAGATGTAGAAGATACGCTCACAGAATATAGAGAGAATAAAAGAACTAGGGTAAaaag GACGCTCCAAGAAGACCATCCGGAACCGAATTCGGAAGAACCAGATCCCACAGAACCGGACTACGTGGTCACCTTGCGACCCACGCAAATTCGCACTTTTGTCATTTGGTTCGAAAGCAGCAAGAACTATGccaaatag
- the LOC115446404 gene encoding lysosomal alpha-mannosidase isoform X1, which translates to MLKLLLLYLAYIKCIVAAKAKIECGYKQCPQTRDGALNVHLISHSHMDAGWVKTFDEYYYGTKTSTSSANVQLVYHSVLSELLHDKRRKFTFSETGYFWRWWKEQRPTTRATFRTLVQEGRIEFAGGGWVHNDEATPDYLQIIDQYTWGLRKLNDTLGPCGKPKAAWQIDTYGHSREQASLLAQMGYDGLFIGRVDYRERETMIEEDRMEFMWRGSDVLGKMSDIMSHTLFNLYNAPEGFCFDFLCNDEPIVDDPDSKVYNADKRVNDFIAQIERQAKYYDHDNIMVTMGGDFTYQSAANWFVNIDKLINHVNTHPANLSDINIFYSTPSCYLKAIYLYGRRDKAVFTEKGDHLPYASDTTTYWTGYYTSRPSLKYLIRRAHVFLQVVKQLTVLARMGDSYELHLLRHAVSLVLHHDAITGTSQQHVTNDFIRILAEAMEACSKKISHLLSYLTPTWGGSRRSKSNQQFFICHQLNMSQCSFTEMQEPVLLLVYNPLSTKTYFHVRVPAFALHYSIRDYNDEEVEYQLVSLPASMINLPGRSSTSIQELFFEAENIPPLGFTAYYITPVRDQLEENAFAKKKVSETVNNADEELTPHISNEYLKVLVDKTTGLLSSIQHIDGVRVEVAQNFFFYSQGQQIMQSGAYTFRPEKTRPKPVTDRVSYTTVRGPLVKEIRQRFNDWLTQIIRLYRGEEFVELEWLIGPVPFGNDLGKEVVSIFTTNITNHGEFFTDSNSRQMMKRTCWNHTANHQKKPLPACYYPVTSRICIHSANSSVEMCVLTDRTQGGTSYNEGEIELMIHRRLLTDDGFGLEESLNEEEFNIPLVVKGKHRIIFGNFKQEVDDLTFSERAAQAARRWQMEPWLFFTSGEKISRRKWQNVRNKRFSALKLHGLPRHIHVLTLEPWKGGSVLLRLENTLETTNREKADAAEDFTKPSHITVELRKIFLQMEIRMVRETTLAANQWLDDARQMDWSTRYVYNGSEDGILPEDVEDTEDKPVKQVDVKESDSYEEPRYTRDKFSRPKYHEKSRFKTNYDPFLRRKRSVNSTINILDNIINDTKYTPNYILNTTKERNVFKNASVKTQLANLAVTLKLPTLSFLSKKPRHSDDWTSEVTSSEEDLSTNLKKRSHVSKNGRLKMGSYEDFIYDDSDDGVTKSIYEMYYKVKPRRNSFKPFIRSSEEEEKPRRKKKTRVMNDYDDVTTRKNKRHRKAKGRGEKQYFIAESGRKYFIGDGHRSDRRRGEDTEEYQMREAVTKSYLITRGKRIKKSSKEDEYSDVEDTLTEYRENKRTRVKRTLQEDHPEPNSEEPDPTEPDYVVTLRPTQIRTFVIWFESSKNYAK; encoded by the exons atgttaaaattattgttgttatatttagcttatataaaatgtatagtgGCTGCCAAAGCGAAAATTGAATGTGGGTACAAG CAATGTCCTCAAACGCGAGACGGGGCTCTGAACGTGCACCTGATCTCCCACTCGCACATGGACGCCGGCTGGGTGAAGACCTTCGACGAGTACTATTATGGCA CTAAAACGTCGACAAGCTCTGCAAACGTCCAACTTGTTTATCATTCAGTGCTATCAGAGCTGCTACACGATAAACGAAGAAA ATTTACGTTCTCCGAAACGGGATATTTCTGGCGCTGGTGGAAGGAACAGAGGCCCACCACGCGCGCCACCTTCAGGACCCTCGTGCAGGAGGGCCGGATCGAGTTCGCTGGCGGCGGCTGGGTGCACAACGACGAGGCCACTCCTGACTACCTGCAGATCATCGACCAGTACACTTGGGGACTCAG GAAACTAAACGACACCCTAGGCCCCTGTGGCAAGCCTAAAGCAGCGTGGCAGATAGACACATACGGCCACTCCAGAGAACAGGCGTCTCTGCTAGCACAGATGGGGTACGACGGACTCTTTATTG GTCGCGTGGACTATAGAGAAAGGGAGACAATGATAGAGGAAGATAGAATGGAGTTCATGTGGCGAGGAAGTGACGTGCTGG GAAAAATGTCGGACATAATGTCGCACACACTTTTTAACCTGTACAACGCTCCCGAAGGATTCTGCTTCGACTTCCTGTGCAATGACGAACCGATTGTGGACGATCCTGATTCTAAAGTATACAATGCTGATAAACGG GTGAATGACTTTATAGCCCAAATAGAAAGGCAGGCGAAGTACTACGATCATGATAACATCATGGTGACTATGGGGGGAGACTTCACGTATCAGAGTGCTGCCAACTGGTTCGTCAACATCGACAAGTTAATCAA CCATGTGAACACTCACCCGGCGAACCTGTCGGACATCAATATATTCTACTCCACGCCGTCGTGCTATCTGAAAGCCATTTATTTATATGGAAGGAGAGATAAGGCCGTGTTCACTGAAAAG GGTGATCACCTGCCATACGCCAGTGACACGACCACTTACTGGACCGGCTACTACACCTCCAGACCCAGCCTCAAGTACTTGATTAGAAGAGCGCATGTATTTCTACAG GTAGTAAAACAACTGACAGTGCTAGCTCGTATGGGTGATTCGTACGAACTGCACCTCCTGCGGCATGCTGTGAGCCTGGTACTGCACCACGATGCTATCACAG gAACTAGCCAACAGCACGTAACAAACGATTTTATAAGAATCTTGGCAGAAGCTATGGAGGCTTGCTCGAAGAAAATATCCCATCTATTAAG TTATTTGACGCCCACATGGGGCGGCAGCAGAAGATCAAAAAGTAACCAGCAGTTCTTCATCTGCCATCAACTCAACATGAGTCAGTGCTCT tttacAGAAATGCAAGAACCCGTCCTGCTGTTAGTCTACAATCCATTGAGCACTAAAACATACTTCCACGTCAGGGTTCCAGCATTCGCCCTGCATTACTCCATCAGGGATTACAATG ACGAAGAAGTAGAGTACCAGTTAGTATCCCTACCAGCGTCCATGATCAACCTACCAGGGCGGAGCTCCACGTCCATCCAGGAGTTGTTCTTCGAAGCTGAAAATATCCCACCCCTGGGATTCACGGCGTATTACATAACTCCAGTGAGGGATCAACta GAGGAAAATGCCTTCGCCAAGAAAAAGGTGTCTGAAACCGTTAATAATGCAGACGAAGAACTAACTCCACACATATCTAATGAG TACCTCAAAGTGTTAGTGGACAAGACGACAGGGCTCCTGTCTTCCATCCAGCACATAGACGGAGTCAGGGTCGAGGTTGCGCAGAACTTCTTTTTCTACAGCCAAGGTCAGCAGATCATGCAGTCAGGAGCCTACACCTTCCGACCGGAGAAGACGAGGCCGAAGCCT GTGACAGACCGAGTATCCTACACGACAGTCCGCGGGCCTTTGGTCAAGGAGATCAGGCAGAGGTTCAATGACTGGTTAACCCAGATCATAAGGCTGTACCGAGGCGAAGAATTCGTCGAGCTGGAGTGGCTGATAGGACCAGTACCGTTTGG aaatgaTCTGGGCAAAGAAGTGGTTAGTATCTTCACCACAAATATAACGAACCACGGAGAATTCTTCACCGACTCAAACTCGCGCCAGATGATGAAGAGAACTTGCTGGAACCATACCGCTA ATCATCAGAAAAAGCCACTGCCAGCATGCTACTATCCTGTGACGTCACGCATCTGCATCCATTCTGCCAACAGCAGTGTGGAGATGTGCGTACTGACCGATAGGACTCAAGGAGGCACTTCTTATAATGAGGGGGAAATCGAGTTGATG ATCCACCGTAGATTACTTACAGACGACGGCTTTGGGTTAGAAGAATCATTGAACGAAGAAGAGTTTAATATACCATTAGTTGTGAAAGGAAAACACAggattatttttggaaattttaaacaAGAAG tggaTGACCTAACATTTTCCGAGCGAGCTGCCCAGGCAGCGAGGCGATGGCAAATGGAGCCATGGCTGTTCTTCACTTCAGGAGAGAAGATCAGCAGGAGGAAGTGGCAGAATGTTAGAAATAAGCGG TTTTCAGCTTTGAAACTCCACGGTCTGCCGCGTCACATCCACGTTCTAACATTGGAGCCGTGGAAAGGAGGTTCCGTACTACTCCGTTTGGAAAACACCCTGGAGACTACCAATAGag AAAAGGCCGATGCCGCCGAGGACTTTACAAAACCTTCGCACATCACAGTAGAGCTGAGGAAGATATTCCTGCAGATGGAGATCAGGATGGTGCGAGAGACCACGCTAGCCGCCAATCAGTGGCTAGACGACGCCAGGCAAATGGACTGGAGTACcag ATACGTATACAACGGTTCTGAGGACGGTATCCTGCCTGAAGATGTTGAAGACACTGAGGATAAACCAGTTAAACAAGTTGATGTTAAAGAATCTG ATTCTTATGAAGAACCTAGATATACGAGAGACAAATTCTCGAGACCAAAGTATCACGAAAAGTCTAGATTTAAAACCAACTACGATCCTTTCCTGAGACGAAAAAGATCTGTAAAttcaactataaatatattagacaATATTATTAACGATACAAAATATACACCTAATTACATACTTAACACTACTAAAGAAAGAAATGTATTTAAGAATGCATCAGTTAAAACACAATTGGCAAATTTAGCAGTAACTCTGAAATTACCGACGCTAAGTTTTCTAAGTAAGAAGCCAAGACATTCTGACGACTGGACTTCGGAAGTTACTTCTTCGGAAGAAGACCTGTCGACTAATTTGAAGAAGAGATCTCACGTGTCCAAAAACGGGAGGCTAAAAATGGGCTCTTACGAAG atTTCATCTATGACGACTCAGACGATGGCGTCACAAAATCAATATATGAAATGTACTACAAAGTGAAACCCCGAAGGAATTCCTTTAAACCCTTCATAAGAAGCTCGGAAGAAGAAGAAAAGCcaagaagaaagaagaagacTCGAGTTATGAACGATTATGATGATGTCACTACTAGAAAGAATAAGAGACATAGGAAAGCCAAAGGGAGAGGGGAGAAGCAGTACTTTATAGCCGAGAGTGGGAGAAAATACTTTATTGGAGATGGTCATAGAAGTGATAGAAGAAGAGGAGAGGATACCGAAGAGTATCAGATGAGag AAGCCGTTACCAAATCCTACCTAATAACAAGAGGGAAAAGAATAAAGAAGTCTTCTAAAGAAGACGAATATTCAGATGTAGAAGATACGCTCACAGAATATAGAGAGAATAAAAGAACTAGGGTAAaaag GACGCTCCAAGAAGACCATCCGGAACCGAATTCGGAAGAACCAGATCCCACAGAACCGGACTACGTGGTCACCTTGCGACCCACGCAAATTCGCACTTTTGTCATTTGGTTCGAAAGCAGCAAGAACTATGccaaatag